In the Microscilla marina ATCC 23134 genome, AGTAATTACATTCCCTCTGCAACAAGCCCCTTCTGCGGTAACACTTGACCCAAACACCTGGGTTTTGATGAAGTCAATCGTCACAAGCAAATAGTTTGATTTAATATGACCTTAGAGAAATGTAAAGCAGTTTACTGGAAGTCAAGTATGATTTGATTCCACAGTTTAGGAAAATTAGGCAATGTTTTTTTTTGCCACGAAATCTCTGAACTACCCGTGACTTTGATAGGATTCATCGCTTCTTTTTTTATTTCCAGAATAAAACGGCTAAATGCTGTTACTCCAGAGCTATTAAGGTATTGTAATTTGGTAAGGTCTAAATTAAGCGTTGTTTCACAGTTTTTTACGGCATCTTTCAGAAAATCAAAAAAACCTTCTTCTTTGTATTTTTGCATTCCTGATAAACGCAAAGCTCCTTCTATACTGAGTGTGGCTTTGTCTTTGTCAAATATAAATGAGGCATTCTCGATAGCTAATTCCATTTTTGTGATTTTTTGTTCCTGCTTAGGCAGGGTGTGAAAAATTATTAGGTAAAAACCAAGGACACATTTCCATACACTGGTATGGAGTACAAAACTAAGTACTGATCAATTAGTTTTATAATAGTGTAAACAATCTTTTACAAATTTTGCTACCTAACCGATTAGTTTACATTAACTAGGTTCTATAAAGTGATATACCTGAACCGTTATTTTGTACATATTCTCATCTATTTCTTCAAACCGTATCCCAAGCTTCACCGGATAATCTTTGAGCAATAGTAATAGCCCAATGCCTGACTCTTGTTCTTTTTCTATATTTTGCTGCATTTGTTGGACATATAAATCATCCAAGTTCTTAGCGTTAACCAACTTCTCAAAATGGTTCTTCAGAGAGTCGAAATGCCGTTGACGGGCATAATTTTCTACCTCCATCTTCAGTATATTATTATACAGCTTTGTATTTACAGTAATAAGTGCATCCCTTTTATCTGAGTATTTGGCAGCGTTTTCCATTAATTCATTAAAAATAGTAGAAATAAGGTTGGCATCTAGCTTTTTACCAAAATCTCTTTCGTCAGAGTAAAAAGACGCTACGAAATTTGCCAGTGCACCACACCGCTTCCAACTAGTCATTAGATCAATGGGGTTGATCATAATGTTAAGCCCTCCTTCTGCTGGTAGGTGGCTTGGAATAAAGTCAAAATCGCCTAAAATAAGATTGTTCATATTCTATTGATCAGTTTATGGAGTTTAGGCAGTGCGTCTTACTACCACAATAGTAATGTCATCTTCTGGGTCAGTCTTACCCGTATATTCATATATTTCATCTATGATGTTATTAACAATTTGCTGCGAAGGGTGATGCCTATGCCTTTCCAGTGCTTGCATAAGTCCCTGTATTCCAAATTCACGGTCAGCGCTGTTCAAAGCTTCGGTAGCTCCATCAGTATACAGTAGCATAATATCTCCTGTCTCCAGGTCAAAGCTTGATTCTTGTACATGGTCAGAAAAATCATCAATTAACCCCACGTACAAGCCAAGATCCATCGTGTCTATTTGCTCAGCAAAATCCTCTTTGCTTCTTAACAAGATGACTGTTTCGTGTTGGCCAGTCATGCTTACTGTACCATTGTGGTAGTGCAATAATGAAAGCGTCAGGTTGCGCTGATCTTTCATTCGGCTAATATTTTGGTGTAAAATAGAGTTAATCTGATTCAAAGCAGAAGTAATGTCTATGTCACTGTTGTCAAGCGTGGCTCTAAAGGCTGCTTGTGTCATCAGCATGACAACCCCCGACTGTAGCCCATGATCTGTTACATCACCTATACCAAAATATATACTGCCATCTTTTTGTGGCAGTACTTCATAAAAGTCCCCGCCTACTTCGGTAGCTGTGTCCATTCTGGCACCTATTTCTAACCCCTTAAAAGCCATGAATTCTTCTTCACGAGGGAGTACCATCTTTTGAATGTGCTTAGCTATGTCCAGCTCCATAGACATTCGGACGTT is a window encoding:
- a CDS encoding DUF6272 family protein → MNNLILGDFDFIPSHLPAEGGLNIMINPIDLMTSWKRCGALANFVASFYSDERDFGKKLDANLISTIFNELMENAAKYSDKRDALITVNTKLYNNILKMEVENYARQRHFDSLKNHFEKLVNAKNLDDLYVQQMQQNIEKEQESGIGLLLLLKDYPVKLGIRFEEIDENMYKITVQVYHFIEPS
- a CDS encoding slr1659 superfamily regulator; protein product: MELAIENASFIFDKDKATLSIEGALRLSGMQKYKEEGFFDFLKDAVKNCETTLNLDLTKLQYLNSSGVTAFSRFILEIKKEAMNPIKVTGSSEISWQKKTLPNFPKLWNQIILDFQ